Proteins encoded together in one Pseudomonadota bacterium window:
- a CDS encoding FtsX-like permease family protein: MSWGRIWTIARRDLNGRFRGLRLLFICLFLGVATLATIGSLTTSITSELSQRGQEILGGDVEIAISQRYASEEERVAFDSAGSVSETNRMRAMARAVGDDAQTDSGPSRVLVELKGVDALYPHYGAVLFADGSTLDAPLDNQSVVVGQGLIDRLNLGIGDRLQFGTAQFTITHIVTEEPDRIGEGFTLGPVALVSLDGLARTGLVQPGSLYETKYRIKTPAGANPAAVAENLTAQFPTAGWEVKDREEGAPGTTRFIERLGQFLGLVGLTALIVAGIGVGNGVSSYLAGKRGSIATFKVLGAETGDIARIYLLQLAAVAALAIVTGLLLGALVPPLIIAALGDVLPVSPGISLHPVPLLAAALYGLLIAIIFALPPLARARYVPAAGLFRDLVDGQRRFDPLTVVLVMIAFAAIVALAMLTAREPLFSAGFLGASLAMLLLLALLGVAIRWIAARLPRPRQPLVRLAMAGLHRPGAQTGALVVALGLGLTLFVILAAIQTSLTGEITRSVPQRAPSLFALDIPVDREAELRERVAIVDADAEVATVPALRGRITAYGDTRVADLEELPEGAWYLRGERGLTYAAELPQGSELIDGQWWPLLYNGPPLVSIDEEMAGVLGLEVGDTLSVSLLGREMTAEIASLRKINWETLGFNYTMVFSPNALRDAPHNLAATVSLSDPGNDLLERKASNVILELFPSATVIEVSEIIGEVRTILNQMATAITAAAAITILSGLAVLIGAIAASRQARTYDSVILKTLGATRRQILLVQAMEYGLLSLILALVALGLGYAASWYVMTQIFQFGFAPDWTIVMLTLGGGALLTLVVGLVGALPVLAAKPAQALRHL, from the coding sequence ATGAGCTGGGGCCGGATCTGGACCATTGCCCGGCGTGATCTCAACGGCCGGTTTCGCGGTCTTCGCCTGCTGTTCATCTGCTTGTTCCTTGGTGTCGCGACACTGGCGACAATTGGCAGCCTTACGACCTCTATTACCAGTGAGCTGAGTCAGCGCGGGCAGGAGATACTGGGTGGCGATGTCGAGATTGCCATATCGCAGCGTTATGCCAGCGAGGAAGAGCGTGTCGCCTTTGACAGCGCCGGCAGCGTTTCCGAGACCAACCGGATGCGTGCCATGGCGCGGGCTGTGGGTGATGATGCACAGACGGATTCAGGCCCGTCGCGGGTTTTGGTCGAGCTGAAAGGCGTCGACGCGCTCTATCCGCATTATGGCGCTGTGCTTTTCGCCGATGGCAGCACGCTCGACGCGCCGTTGGATAACCAGTCGGTAGTGGTCGGGCAGGGACTGATCGATCGGCTCAATCTGGGTATCGGTGACCGGCTGCAATTCGGTACGGCGCAATTCACCATCACCCATATTGTCACCGAGGAGCCGGACCGGATAGGCGAGGGCTTTACCCTTGGCCCGGTGGCGCTGGTATCGCTCGACGGGCTGGCGCGTACCGGCTTGGTCCAGCCGGGCAGTCTGTATGAGACAAAATACCGCATCAAGACCCCGGCAGGGGCCAATCCCGCAGCAGTTGCGGAAAATTTGACAGCGCAATTCCCGACCGCCGGCTGGGAGGTGAAGGATCGTGAGGAAGGGGCGCCCGGAACCACACGTTTTATCGAGCGGCTGGGCCAGTTTCTCGGGCTGGTCGGTCTGACGGCGCTTATCGTTGCCGGCATCGGCGTCGGCAATGGTGTCTCTTCCTACCTCGCTGGCAAGCGCGGCAGCATTGCCACTTTCAAGGTATTGGGAGCCGAGACCGGGGATATTGCCCGTATCTATCTGCTGCAACTGGCGGCAGTCGCGGCGCTGGCGATTGTGACCGGGCTGCTACTCGGTGCGCTGGTGCCGCCCCTGATCATTGCTGCCCTGGGCGATGTGCTGCCGGTCAGCCCGGGCATAAGCCTGCATCCGGTACCGCTGCTGGCGGCGGCGCTTTACGGGCTGCTGATCGCGATCATTTTTGCGCTGCCGCCGCTGGCGCGGGCACGTTATGTCCCTGCGGCCGGGCTGTTCCGCGACCTCGTCGATGGCCAGCGCCGCTTCGACCCGCTGACGGTCGTGCTGGTCATGATTGCTTTTGCCGCAATTGTCGCATTGGCAATGCTGACCGCGCGCGAGCCACTATTCTCTGCGGGTTTTCTCGGTGCATCGCTAGCCATGTTGCTGCTGCTGGCGCTGTTGGGCGTTGCCATCCGCTGGATTGCCGCGCGCCTGCCGCGTCCGCGTCAGCCACTGGTCCGCCTTGCCATGGCCGGGCTGCACCGTCCCGGCGCGCAGACGGGTGCATTGGTGGTAGCGTTGGGCCTGGGGCTGACGCTGTTCGTCATCCTCGCCGCGATTCAGACCAGCCTTACCGGTGAGATCACCCGGTCGGTGCCGCAACGCGCGCCAAGCCTGTTTGCGCTCGACATTCCGGTGGATCGCGAAGCTGAGCTGCGCGAGCGTGTAGCTATAGTCGATGCCGATGCAGAGGTCGCCACCGTGCCCGCTTTGCGTGGCCGCATCACCGCCTATGGCGATACGCGTGTCGCCGATCTGGAGGAGCTGCCCGAAGGCGCCTGGTATCTGCGTGGCGAACGCGGGCTGACCTATGCCGCCGAACTGCCCCAGGGAAGCGAGTTGATCGACGGGCAATGGTGGCCGCTGCTCTATAATGGTCCGCCACTGGTTTCGATCGATGAAGAGATGGCCGGTGTGCTTGGGCTTGAAGTCGGCGATACCCTGAGCGTCAGCCTGCTCGGTCGCGAGATGACGGCCGAAATCGCGTCGCTGCGCAAGATCAACTGGGAGACGCTGGGTTTCAACTATACCATGGTGTTCTCACCCAATGCCCTGCGTGATGCGCCGCACAATCTCGCCGCTACGGTGAGCCTGTCCGATCCCGGCAATGATCTGCTGGAGCGCAAGGCGTCCAATGTCATCTTGGAGTTGTTTCCCTCGGCAACAGTGATCGAGGTCAGCGAGATAATCGGCGAGGTGCGCACCATATTGAACCAGATGGCGACAGCGATCACCGCGGCTGCGGCGATCACCATCCTTTCGGGTCTGGCGGTGCTGATCGGTGCCATCGCTGCCTCGCGCCAGGCAAGGACCTATGACAGCGTCATCCTCAAGACGCTGGGCGCGACGCGACGCCAGATCCTGCTGGTGCAGGCGATGGAATATGGCCTGTTGTCGCTGATCCTGGCGCTGGTGGCGCTGGGGCTGGGCTATGCTGCTTCCTGGTATGTCATGACCCAGATCTTCCAGTTCGGCTTTGCGCCCGACTGGACTATTGTCATGTTGACCCTCGGCGGCGGTGCGCTGCTGACACTGGTCGTCGGGCTGGTCGGGGCACTACCGGTGCTTGCGGCCAAACCGGCACAGGCATTGCGGCATCTCTAG